A single window of Elusimicrobiaceae bacterium DNA harbors:
- a CDS encoding PBSX family phage terminase large subunit: protein MSITRVFITPVFERNLNAAKKTVVNIGGARSSKSHSVAQLLIMKACNERNKNIGVARKTRPALKMTAERLVLDLLRQYGLYNPAAHAKTDHYYELNGNRMQFFSLDDPEKIKSAEFNYLWLEEANEFTYEDYLILLTRLSGKTGRGEKNRMFLTLNPSDSTGWIPAKLLQQPEVEVIRSSYRDNPFVQSDYIAVLESLKEQDENAYRVYALGEWGREDNTVFSNYTFTDAFPETADDTVWGVDFGFNNPSAVTEVRVKDRELHIREALYETRLTTAGIITALESLIPHGCRHQCIYADSAEPDRIQEIAAAGFNVFPAEKSVSLGIDALKRFRLNILKESVNLAREIKSYRWKKDLNGQVLDEPVKFNDHALDALRYAVYSHVKNGSLLPAVTVF, encoded by the coding sequence ATGAGCATAACGCGCGTTTTCATTACTCCCGTTTTCGAACGCAACCTTAACGCCGCAAAAAAAACCGTGGTGAACATCGGCGGAGCGCGCTCGTCAAAATCGCACAGCGTGGCGCAGCTGCTTATCATGAAAGCGTGCAACGAGCGCAATAAAAACATCGGGGTCGCGCGCAAAACCAGACCGGCGCTGAAAATGACCGCAGAACGGCTCGTGCTCGATCTTTTGCGCCAGTACGGACTTTACAACCCCGCCGCGCACGCCAAAACCGATCATTATTATGAGCTTAACGGCAACCGTATGCAGTTCTTTTCGCTCGACGACCCGGAAAAAATCAAAAGCGCGGAATTCAATTATCTGTGGCTTGAAGAGGCAAACGAATTCACTTACGAGGATTATCTCATTCTGCTTACCCGCCTCTCCGGCAAAACCGGCAGAGGGGAAAAAAACAGAATGTTCCTGACGCTGAATCCATCCGACTCGACCGGCTGGATCCCCGCCAAACTGCTGCAGCAGCCGGAGGTGGAGGTTATCCGCTCCAGCTACCGCGACAACCCTTTTGTGCAGAGCGACTACATCGCCGTTCTGGAAAGCCTCAAGGAACAGGATGAAAACGCCTACCGCGTTTACGCGCTCGGCGAATGGGGCCGCGAGGACAACACCGTGTTTTCCAACTACACGTTCACTGACGCGTTTCCCGAAACCGCCGACGACACGGTGTGGGGCGTGGATTTCGGCTTCAACAATCCTTCCGCCGTTACCGAGGTGCGCGTCAAGGACCGGGAACTCCACATCCGCGAGGCGCTGTATGAAACCCGGCTCACCACCGCCGGAATAATAACCGCGCTTGAAAGCCTTATCCCGCACGGCTGTCGGCACCAGTGCATTTACGCCGATTCCGCCGAGCCTGACCGCATACAGGAAATAGCCGCTGCGGGGTTTAACGTGTTCCCGGCGGAGAAATCGGTCAGCCTGGGGATTGACGCGTTAAAACGGTTCCGGCTGAACATACTGAAAGAATCGGTCAATCTCGCCCGGGAAATTAAAAGCTACCGCTGGAAAAAGGATCTGAACGGGCAGGTTCTGGACGAACCGGTGAAATTCAACGACCACGCGCTCGACGCGTTGCGCTATGCGGTTTATTCGCACGTTAAAAACGGCAGCC